A window of the Candidatus Omnitrophota bacterium genome harbors these coding sequences:
- a CDS encoding HAD family hydrolase, with protein sequence MKVIFLDRDGVINKYPGDTKYVTSLKGFRFLPNTKKAISLLTKNKFKIFVASNQAGVGKGVYTQEVLNAITAYMLKEVKKQDGLIEKVYYCTHRPQDNCSCRKPKPGLIRAAKKEYALNLKDSFFIGDTIRDINTARAAGCKSILVLSGKEKLSNKENWEAKPDFVFKDLFEAAKFLVKQS encoded by the coding sequence ATGAAAGTTATTTTTCTTGATCGCGACGGAGTAATAAATAAGTATCCTGGGGACACAAAATATGTTACTTCGCTTAAAGGTTTTCGTTTCTTGCCCAACACAAAGAAAGCAATTAGTTTGTTAACGAAGAATAAGTTTAAGATATTCGTTGCATCGAACCAAGCAGGTGTCGGTAAAGGTGTTTATACTCAAGAAGTCCTTAATGCAATTACCGCTTACATGCTTAAAGAAGTTAAAAAGCAAGATGGTTTAATTGAAAAAGTCTATTATTGTACCCACCGACCGCAAGATAATTGTTCTTGCCGGAAACCCAAGCCCGGGTTAATCAGGGCTGCAAAAAAAGAATACGCATTAAATCTAAAGGATTCTTTTTTTATCGGAGATACTATCCGCGATATTAATACCGCAAGAGCAGCCGGGTGTAAATCAATTCTTGTCCTTTCAGGAAAAGAGAAATTATCAAACAAGGAAAATTGGGAAGCTAAGCCGGATTTTGTATTTAAAGATCTTTTTGAAGCCGCAAAATTCCTGGTCAAACAAAGTTAA
- a CDS encoding glycosyltransferase family 9 protein, translating to MKKFLIINPFGIGDVLFTTPIISNIKDAYPDSLIGYWCNERVKGILEPNPKIDRIFALSRGDLKKIFQKNFFVGISKALKLFSQIRKERFDVSIDCSLDHRYGLVSKLAGIRQRLGYNYKNRGRFLTKKIDLSGYSAKHVVEYYLDLLRFIGINPKRVNLELALSSKDKIKADKLLNDYGVGLKDLIVVIAPGAGASWGVDASFKHWPQKNFAQLADLVMEKYSVKVLILGDEPESTISQNITSLMRNKPVDLTGKTDLGVLAAIIDRSDFLIANDGGPLHMGVALNKKTLSFYGPVSPLIYGPYPPNDNRHIVLKSKLNCVPCYHNFRLSECKNNKECLEDISVNEAFEAAARLLTGERNN from the coding sequence TTGAAAAAGTTTCTCATTATTAATCCTTTTGGCATCGGGGACGTATTATTTACTACTCCGATTATAAGCAATATTAAGGATGCATATCCTGACAGTTTGATTGGTTATTGGTGTAATGAGAGAGTAAAAGGCATCCTTGAGCCAAATCCTAAGATTGACAGGATTTTTGCTTTATCCCGAGGAGATCTGAAGAAGATCTTCCAAAAGAACTTTTTTGTTGGGATTAGCAAAGCATTAAAATTATTCTCCCAAATAAGGAAAGAGAGATTTGATGTTTCAATTGATTGTTCTTTAGACCATCGTTATGGGCTTGTATCTAAGTTAGCAGGAATAAGGCAGCGGTTAGGGTATAATTACAAAAACCGCGGGAGATTCCTTACTAAAAAAATAGACTTATCCGGTTATTCCGCAAAGCATGTGGTAGAATATTACCTTGATCTTTTGAGATTTATTGGCATTAACCCTAAAAGAGTAAATTTAGAGTTAGCGTTATCTAGTAAAGATAAAATTAAAGCCGATAAATTGCTCAATGATTACGGGGTTGGCCTTAAAGACTTAATTGTTGTTATTGCTCCCGGGGCAGGAGCCAGCTGGGGTGTTGATGCTTCATTTAAACATTGGCCGCAGAAGAATTTTGCGCAGTTAGCTGATTTAGTTATGGAGAAATATTCTGTTAAAGTGTTAATTCTTGGGGATGAACCGGAAAGTACAATTTCCCAAAATATAACTAGCCTTATGAGGAATAAGCCGGTTGACTTGACAGGCAAAACTGATTTAGGTGTTTTAGCTGCAATAATTGATAGGTCAGATTTTCTTATTGCAAATGATGGAGGCCCATTGCATATGGGGGTAGCTTTAAACAAAAAAACGCTCTCTTTTTATGGGCCGGTTTCACCATTGATTTATGGACCTTATCCACCCAATGATAACCGTCATATTGTTTTAAAAAGTAAATTGAACTGTGTTCCTTGCTACCATAATTTTCGTTTATCAGAATGTAAAAATAATAAAGAATGCCTTGAAGACATTTCTGTCAATGAAGCTTTTGAGGCAGCTGCTCGTCTTTTAACCGGAGAAAGAAATAATTAA
- a CDS encoding O-antigen ligase family protein: MVKFLDYVIYWSIIFIPFSMATSPVPVSIFSGFLIVAYLVKQALKKEGIFPKTAINLPLLLFFLITCISIVNSINFRDTFKGGILRLLQYAFIFFIMAKEIKDKKHVRIIVFSVLVGLVLASIDGIFQVITGFDFIRHWAPIINMGLVRATASFKDSNTFGIYLSALAPLLLGLALYYYKGSKRMFFVLASVISVIGIYLTYSRPTLLAIYIVLFFLSIIRRDKIVIISLVVLTVISPFIAPKGVKDWAKQVDYDPIRFMCNDDRIAIFRNSMNMIKHNPILGVGANTFMKNYKKYKENPEYMNIVTSDYLYAHNNFLQLTAELGFIGLAVFLWLLYKLFSESVAIYRKLKDDYLRIVSLSLIACLIAFLINGLTESSLNSSRVALIFWYLCGFSLSLKNFIKSEK; the protein is encoded by the coding sequence ATGGTTAAGTTCCTTGATTATGTTATTTATTGGTCAATAATATTTATTCCTTTTTCTATGGCTACTTCTCCTGTCCCGGTCAGCATTTTTTCCGGTTTTCTTATCGTTGCTTATTTAGTAAAACAGGCTTTAAAGAAAGAAGGCATATTTCCTAAAACAGCAATAAATCTACCACTATTACTTTTCTTTTTAATAACATGCATATCCATTGTGAATTCAATTAATTTTAGGGATACTTTTAAAGGCGGTATCCTTAGGCTATTACAGTATGCTTTTATCTTTTTTATTATGGCAAAAGAGATTAAAGACAAAAAGCATGTGAGAATAATTGTTTTTTCTGTATTAGTTGGTTTAGTGCTTGCTTCAATAGACGGAATCTTTCAGGTTATAACAGGGTTTGATTTTATCAGGCATTGGGCGCCGATAATTAATATGGGCCTTGTGCGCGCAACCGCTTCTTTTAAGGATTCAAATACATTTGGAATTTATTTGAGCGCTTTAGCACCTTTGCTTTTGGGGCTTGCTTTGTATTATTATAAGGGTAGTAAGAGGATGTTCTTTGTTTTAGCGAGCGTTATTTCGGTTATAGGGATATATCTGACATATTCAAGGCCGACTCTTTTGGCGATATATATTGTTTTATTCTTCTTAAGCATCATAAGAAGGGATAAAATAGTGATAATTTCTTTAGTTGTGCTGACTGTGATTTCGCCGTTTATAGCACCAAAAGGGGTTAAAGATTGGGCAAAGCAGGTGGATTATGATCCAATCAGGTTTATGTGTAATGATGATAGGATTGCGATCTTCCGTAATTCCATGAATATGATTAAACACAATCCGATTTTGGGAGTTGGAGCAAATACTTTTATGAAGAATTACAAAAAATATAAAGAAAACCCGGAATATATGAATATTGTTACTTCGGATTATTTATACGCCCATAATAACTTTTTGCAATTAACCGCAGAGCTTGGTTTTATCGGTTTGGCAGTATTTCTCTGGCTTCTGTATAAATTGTTTAGTGAATCGGTTGCTATCTATAGGAAGCTGAAAGATGATTATTTAAGGATAGTTTCTCTTTCTCTGATTGCTTGCTTGATCGCATTCTTAATCAATGGATTAACAGAGAGCAGCCTTAATTCATCTAGAGTGGCTTTAATATTCTGGTATCTTTGCGGGTTTTCACTTTCTCTTAAGAACTTTATTAAGTCAGAGAAATGA
- a CDS encoding GDP-mannose 4,6-dehydratase has protein sequence MKVLITGGAGLVGSHSAEFFAKENPKNKVIVLDNLMRSQIFGYDKGSVEFNWKYLGQFKNIERIKGDVRNDKDLAKAIGKGVDVVIHTAGQPGVPSSVRMPKEDFSINAFGTLNVLEAARKKSKDTIVVYCSTNKVYGENVDRLELSEKEKRYTFRDVAGVNESMSTDLTGHTPYGVSKLVGDLYIQEYSHIYKMKTGVFRMSCTYGTRQFGFEDQGWVAWFIIATLFKRPITIYGNGKQVRDMLYADDLVDAFNRFINSDLERGLFNIGGGPENTISLLEFLDELEILVGKKPKVKFANWRPSDQKVYITDTSKLQSSLNWKIKTPVKEGLRKLTEWVKANESYFS, from the coding sequence ATGAAAGTATTGATTACTGGTGGGGCAGGGTTAGTAGGAAGCCATAGCGCTGAGTTTTTTGCAAAAGAAAATCCAAAGAATAAAGTTATAGTTTTGGATAATTTAATGCGTTCGCAGATATTCGGTTACGATAAGGGTTCTGTTGAGTTTAATTGGAAGTATCTCGGGCAATTCAAGAATATTGAGCGGATAAAGGGCGATGTCCGCAACGATAAGGATTTGGCAAAGGCTATTGGAAAGGGTGTTGATGTCGTAATACATACTGCTGGACAACCCGGAGTCCCTTCAAGTGTGCGTATGCCAAAAGAAGATTTTAGTATCAATGCTTTTGGAACGCTTAATGTATTAGAAGCGGCACGCAAGAAATCAAAGGATACCATAGTAGTCTATTGTTCAACTAATAAAGTTTACGGAGAAAATGTTGATAGGCTTGAGCTATCAGAAAAAGAAAAAAGGTATACTTTTCGTGATGTCGCGGGAGTTAATGAAAGCATGTCAACTGATTTGACCGGGCATACTCCGTATGGAGTTTCAAAACTCGTCGGTGATTTGTATATTCAGGAATACAGCCATATTTATAAGATGAAAACAGGTGTATTTAGAATGTCTTGTACATATGGAACACGCCAATTTGGTTTTGAAGATCAGGGTTGGGTTGCTTGGTTTATCATAGCAACGTTGTTTAAACGCCCGATTACTATATATGGGAATGGTAAACAAGTTCGTGACATGCTTTATGCAGATGATTTAGTAGATGCATTTAATCGGTTCATTAATAGTGATTTAGAAAGAGGGCTTTTTAATATTGGCGGAGGCCCTGAAAATACAATATCACTTTTAGAGTTTCTTGATGAATTGGAGATTTTGGTTGGAAAGAAGCCAAAGGTAAAATTTGCTAATTGGCGGCCTTCAGACCAGAAAGTTTATATTACTGATACTTCTAAACTTCAAAGTTCTCTAAATTGGAAAATTAAGACTCCAGTTAAGGAAGGTTTAAGAAAACTTACGGAATGGGTTAAGGCAAATGAAAGTTATTTTTCTTGA
- a CDS encoding glycosyltransferase: MEKKAKIIIAHASAGAGHRKAAEAIFEYLKDCPELDVCLVDVLTRTNSFFRFSYQWGYSFLVKYLIFSWGFLYWLTDFKPFRKFAKSFCFMLNKSNTKEFSSLLIKENPDFVISTHFLPSEITSDLKEKGLISTKLFTIITDFGVHSFWIADKTDYYGVASSFTKNCLVSEGIPENRIKEIGIPVDSRFLVKYNKSDLCRNIGVDSNKFTVLLMTGSFGIGPMKEIAEVLCEFVQVIVVCAANKKLLSSLNKRQLPNVKVLGFVDNAYELMAVSDVIITKPGGLSISEIISMELVPIFISAIPGQETINIKVLNEYSVGVEPKTILEIKNLIIDYKDHPEKITKLKDNIKRLKKPGTLEEIRNVVRQNSSRASC; the protein is encoded by the coding sequence ATGGAAAAAAAGGCTAAAATTATTATTGCTCATGCTTCTGCTGGTGCAGGGCACCGCAAAGCAGCAGAGGCAATTTTTGAATATCTAAAGGATTGCCCTGAGCTTGATGTTTGCTTAGTAGATGTTTTAACGCGGACAAATTCATTTTTTAGATTTAGTTATCAATGGGGTTATTCTTTTCTGGTAAAATATCTTATTTTTTCCTGGGGTTTTCTTTATTGGTTGACTGATTTTAAACCATTTCGTAAATTTGCTAAATCATTCTGCTTCATGTTAAATAAATCAAATACTAAAGAGTTCTCCAGCCTTTTAATAAAAGAAAACCCCGATTTTGTGATTTCAACTCATTTCTTGCCTTCAGAGATTACTTCGGATTTAAAAGAAAAAGGATTGATTAGTACTAAGCTTTTTACTATCATTACTGATTTTGGAGTACATTCATTTTGGATTGCTGATAAAACTGATTATTATGGCGTTGCGTCTAGTTTCACTAAGAATTGTTTGGTTTCTGAGGGTATTCCAGAAAACAGAATCAAAGAGATTGGTATTCCCGTAGATTCAAGATTCCTGGTTAAATATAATAAGAGCGATTTATGTAGGAATATTGGTGTCGATTCTAATAAATTTACAGTTTTGCTTATGACGGGATCTTTTGGGATCGGGCCTATGAAAGAAATTGCTGAAGTTTTATGTGAGTTTGTGCAGGTAATAGTTGTTTGTGCTGCAAATAAGAAATTATTATCCAGTTTAAACAAAAGGCAGCTTCCTAATGTAAAAGTACTTGGATTTGTAGATAATGCGTATGAACTAATGGCGGTTTCAGATGTGATTATTACTAAGCCCGGCGGGTTAAGCATCTCGGAGATTATTAGTATGGAATTGGTCCCAATTTTTATTTCAGCTATTCCAGGGCAAGAAACTATTAATATAAAAGTTCTAAATGAGTATTCTGTTGGCGTTGAGCCAAAAACAATTCTAGAAATTAAAAATCTAATCATTGATTATAAAGACCATCCGGAGAAGATTACTAAATTGAAAGATAATATAAAGAGATTAAAAAAGCCCGGCACTCTTGAGGAGATCCGTAATGTTGTTCGCCAAAATAGTAGTAGGGCTTCCTGTTGA
- a CDS encoding DegT/DnrJ/EryC1/StrS family aminotransferase — protein sequence MGKIPLLDLKKQINPIRNEIDLAIKNVIDNANFILGSETKLFEEQVSQYCNVKYSIGVSNGTDAIKLALIALGVKSGDGVLCPTFTYFATAGAIASIGAIPVFVDINQDTYNISVESLEKVIKKSKKLKIKAVIPVHLYGQCADMGGIMKLAKKYKLKVIEDTAQAFGAEYKGRKAGAIADCGTVSFYPGKNLGAFGDAGMILTNNKSIANKLKVLRNQGNKEKYFHTVLGFNHRMDAIQAAVLNVKLKYLDCWNKKRQEIAAYYNNSFKALPLQTPFVAPFSTHIYHQYILRLNSSGAKLIKYLNDKGIDARVYYPLSLHLQKCFSYLGYKKGDFLVSERSSREIVAIPVHPDLTQEEKDYIVSSIKEFFNG from the coding sequence ATGGGTAAAATTCCTTTATTAGATTTGAAAAAACAGATTAATCCTATTCGTAACGAGATTGATCTGGCGATAAAGAATGTAATAGATAATGCTAATTTTATTTTAGGCAGCGAAACCAAGCTATTTGAAGAGCAGGTTTCTCAATATTGTAATGTCAAGTATTCAATAGGAGTGTCAAATGGGACTGATGCTATAAAATTAGCATTAATTGCATTGGGTGTTAAGAGCGGGGATGGTGTTTTATGCCCAACATTTACTTATTTTGCGACAGCCGGGGCAATTGCAAGTATTGGAGCAATTCCCGTTTTTGTTGATATTAATCAGGATACATATAATATTTCCGTAGAAAGCCTGGAGAAGGTTATCAAGAAAAGCAAAAAGTTGAAAATTAAAGCGGTCATCCCGGTGCATTTATACGGGCAGTGCGCGGATATGGGCGGAATTATGAAGTTAGCCAAAAAATATAAATTGAAAGTAATTGAAGATACTGCGCAGGCTTTTGGCGCTGAGTACAAAGGAAGAAAGGCCGGGGCAATTGCTGATTGCGGCACTGTTAGTTTTTATCCCGGAAAAAACCTTGGTGCTTTCGGCGATGCAGGCATGATTTTGACAAATAATAAAAGCATTGCCAATAAGCTAAAAGTGCTTAGGAATCAGGGAAATAAAGAGAAATATTTTCATACTGTTTTGGGGTTTAACCATCGCATGGATGCGATACAGGCGGCGGTCCTCAATGTAAAATTAAAATATTTAGATTGCTGGAATAAAAAACGACAAGAAATTGCAGCTTACTATAATAATTCTTTTAAAGCCTTGCCTCTTCAAACTCCTTTTGTTGCGCCTTTTAGTACGCATATCTATCATCAATATATATTGCGTCTTAATTCATCTGGTGCTAAACTTATCAAATATTTGAATGATAAGGGGATAGATGCGAGAGTTTACTATCCTCTTTCTTTGCATCTACAGAAATGTTTTAGTTATTTAGGCTATAAAAAAGGAGATTTTCTTGTTTCAGAAAGATCTTCCAGGGAAATTGTGGCAATCCCTGTGCATCCTGATTTAACCCAAGAAGAAAAAGATTATATTGTAAGCTCTATCAAGGAGTTTTTTAATGGTTAA
- a CDS encoding glycosyltransferase family 9 protein: MIRKILAFRNDRFGEFLLIIPALRALKQKYPEAKITLVVDSYVKDLAHCIKYADEVIIWDKREHSWLEIFRYAISLKKGKFDACVVFNPSKEFNIISFLAGIPIRVGYARKMGHLLNRKIKDEKHLGLKHEVEYNLDLVNLLGAETNDLTLSLETNDGIILNLLSQAKFNNVDNLIAIHPWTSDPIKQWPEKFFRVLAELISVKLDVKIIIVGAVDESKSHEKFTGFVYNNLVDLTNKTDLLQLAALLKKCKLLISCDSGPVHLASCVNTPVLAIFKSGMPGKSPLRWGPRSKGSIVIQKDDLAGLLPEEVFEKVKEVLKK, translated from the coding sequence ATGATTAGAAAAATCCTTGCCTTCAGAAATGACCGTTTTGGAGAGTTTCTGTTAATAATTCCTGCCTTAAGGGCTTTAAAACAAAAATACCCGGAAGCCAAAATTACCTTAGTGGTTGATTCTTATGTAAAAGATTTGGCGCATTGCATAAAATATGCTGACGAAGTAATTATCTGGGATAAAAGGGAGCATTCTTGGCTGGAAATTTTTCGCTATGCTATAAGCTTAAAGAAAGGTAAGTTTGATGCTTGCGTAGTATTTAATCCTTCCAAAGAGTTTAATATCATTAGTTTCTTGGCAGGAATTCCTATCAGGGTCGGATACGCGCGTAAAATGGGGCATTTATTAAACCGTAAAATAAAAGATGAGAAACATCTTGGGCTTAAGCATGAAGTTGAGTATAATCTTGATCTGGTTAATTTGCTTGGGGCGGAGACTAACGATTTGACGTTGTCCTTAGAGACAAATGATGGTATAATATTAAATTTATTAAGCCAGGCAAAATTTAATAATGTAGATAATTTGATTGCGATTCATCCCTGGACGAGTGATCCAATAAAACAATGGCCGGAAAAGTTTTTCCGTGTTTTGGCTGAGTTAATTTCAGTCAAGCTTGATGTTAAGATAATTATAGTGGGTGCGGTAGATGAATCCAAATCCCATGAAAAATTTACAGGATTTGTTTATAACAATTTAGTTGACCTGACTAACAAGACTGATCTTTTGCAATTGGCAGCCTTATTAAAAAAATGTAAATTGCTTATTTCTTGTGATAGCGGGCCAGTGCATTTGGCTTCTTGTGTAAATACGCCGGTTTTAGCAATATTTAAGAGTGGTATGCCTGGAAAAAGCCCTTTAAGATGGGGCCCGAGAAGCAAAGGAAGTATTGTAATACAAAAAGATGATTTAGCTGGCCTTTTGCCAGAGGAAGTCTTTGAAAAAGTAAAAGAGGTATTAAAAAAATGA
- a CDS encoding glycosyltransferase family 2 protein, whose product MVNLSVVVLTKNEEANIAECLDSVSGWADEIIVVDDGSTDKTLDIVSKYTNKIIKRRMDVEGIHRNFAYAQAKNEWVLSLDADEKVSEELKREVSEVLKPETKYAAFSIPLRNFIGTYWVRHGGWYPAGKVRLFRKDKFKYEEVKVHPRAFIDGECGHLTKDIVHKGYPDLAHFLDSLNRQTSWEAEKWFNQNKPMRLGRFFYRTIDRFMRTYVGKKGYKDGFYGFVIAFYAGLYQFMSYLKYQEILIERRNKE is encoded by the coding sequence ATGGTTAATTTATCGGTAGTTGTGCTTACTAAGAATGAAGAAGCTAATATCGCTGAATGCCTTGATTCGGTTTCAGGGTGGGCGGATGAAATAATAGTTGTAGATGATGGGTCTACTGATAAAACACTTGATATTGTAAGCAAATATACAAATAAAATAATTAAAAGAAGAATGGATGTAGAAGGAATACATAGGAACTTTGCTTATGCTCAGGCGAAAAACGAATGGGTCTTAAGCCTTGATGCCGATGAAAAGGTAAGCGAGGAATTAAAACGAGAAGTCAGTGAAGTTTTAAAGCCCGAAACAAAATACGCCGCTTTTTCTATTCCTTTAAGGAATTTTATCGGAACTTATTGGGTAAGGCATGGCGGGTGGTACCCTGCTGGAAAAGTAAGGTTATTCCGTAAGGATAAATTTAAATACGAAGAAGTCAAGGTCCATCCAAGGGCATTTATTGATGGAGAATGCGGCCATTTGACCAAGGATATAGTTCACAAAGGGTATCCTGATTTAGCGCATTTTCTAGATAGCCTTAACCGTCAGACGAGCTGGGAAGCGGAGAAGTGGTTTAATCAGAATAAGCCGATGCGGTTGGGAAGATTCTTTTATAGGACAATTGATAGGTTTATGCGTACTTATGTCGGTAAAAAAGGTTATAAAGATGGATTTTATGGTTTTGTGATTGCTTTTTACGCCGGGCTTTATCAATTTATGAGTTATTTAAAATATCAAGAAATTTTAATTGAAAGGAGAAACAAAGAATGA
- the priA gene encoding primosomal protein N', with product MLFAKIVVGLPVEGPFDYIVPDSLNTAIKVGSRVWVNFANRKVVGYVVGLTHKSAIKQLKQISGLVDFNPILDKNSFLLAKEISSYYGCSLGQAIETIYPDSLRRGKPLQNIIIPQGHPQLPKKEVILIHDLSGFNRWEVYLEHSKQALKNKEAVVIILPDIKAVLRVKELVKEKLGIEPTILYRNQPNELEEWSKIKSGKTNFVIGTRSGIFAPMSNLGLIIIDDEHDYVYKQEQSPHYNAKTVALMRTEIDKTKLILGSSSPSLESYYLSKKDKLKLQIIPRKLNFPQVHVIDTRRISFEDKKRKNILTKFLEDAVYSSLLAKGKTLLFLNRRGFATYAFCHNCAVALKCPRCNISLVYHFKENLLSCHHCNYKITPPKICPNCNSGYIKFAGFGTEKIESELSRIFPQARIKLLDDASHVDIQNADIFIATSTIFKFTKINFDLVGVLAIDDTLNRMDFRSGEKAFSIISGLVSLTENKIIIQSSFPGHYCLQAFLKKDPISFYEQELSLRKELDYPPYKHMILVKLRSEIEEKSKTACLTLFDKLRKSNKEKAIKIVSVNAGMPAKLRGKFYWQIMILAGDAKEANKFLKNQLADFLHSGIIVTIDVDPV from the coding sequence ATGTTGTTCGCCAAAATAGTAGTAGGGCTTCCTGTTGAGGGGCCGTTTGACTATATTGTGCCAGATAGCCTTAATACGGCAATAAAAGTAGGCTCGAGAGTTTGGGTAAATTTTGCTAACAGAAAAGTTGTTGGTTATGTTGTAGGATTAACGCATAAAAGTGCTATCAAGCAGCTTAAGCAAATATCAGGTTTGGTAGATTTTAATCCTATCCTTGATAAAAATTCATTTCTCCTCGCTAAAGAAATTTCTTCTTACTATGGTTGTTCATTGGGGCAGGCGATTGAAACAATTTACCCAGATTCTCTTAGAAGAGGAAAACCGCTTCAAAATATTATAATTCCACAAGGCCATCCCCAGCTTCCTAAAAAAGAAGTTATCCTAATTCATGATTTGTCAGGATTCAATAGGTGGGAAGTCTATTTAGAGCATTCAAAGCAAGCTTTAAAGAATAAGGAAGCGGTAGTAATCATTTTACCTGATATAAAAGCAGTTTTAAGAGTCAAAGAATTAGTTAAAGAAAAGCTGGGCATTGAACCTACAATTTTATACAGGAATCAACCTAATGAATTGGAAGAGTGGAGTAAAATTAAGTCCGGAAAAACTAATTTTGTAATAGGGACTCGTTCAGGTATTTTTGCACCAATGTCAAATCTCGGACTTATAATTATCGACGATGAACACGATTATGTTTATAAGCAAGAGCAGTCCCCTCATTATAACGCAAAAACAGTAGCTTTGATGAGGACAGAAATTGATAAAACAAAATTAATTCTTGGCAGCAGTTCTCCTTCGTTGGAGAGCTATTACTTGAGTAAAAAGGATAAGCTTAAATTGCAGATTATTCCAAGAAAACTCAATTTTCCACAAGTACATGTAATTGATACAAGGCGAATATCATTCGAAGATAAGAAGAGAAAGAATATTCTTACTAAGTTTTTGGAAGATGCAGTTTACTCAAGTTTACTTGCTAAAGGTAAAACGCTTTTATTTTTGAACCGAAGAGGATTTGCAACTTATGCATTTTGCCATAATTGCGCAGTTGCCTTAAAATGCCCTCGTTGCAATATTAGTTTGGTGTATCATTTTAAAGAAAATTTATTAAGCTGCCACCATTGTAATTACAAGATTACACCACCTAAAATTTGTCCAAATTGTAATTCCGGATATATTAAATTCGCTGGGTTTGGGACGGAAAAAATTGAAAGCGAGCTTTCAAGGATATTTCCTCAGGCTCGCATTAAGTTATTAGATGATGCAAGCCATGTCGATATCCAAAATGCAGACATATTTATAGCAACAAGCACTATATTTAAATTTACAAAAATAAATTTTGATCTTGTTGGGGTTTTAGCTATCGACGATACTTTAAACCGAATGGACTTTCGTTCAGGAGAAAAAGCATTTTCTATTATTTCCGGGTTAGTAAGCCTTACAGAAAATAAGATTATCATTCAGAGCAGTTTTCCTGGGCACTATTGTTTACAGGCATTTTTGAAGAAAGACCCAATTTCATTTTATGAGCAAGAATTAAGCTTAAGAAAAGAATTGGATTATCCTCCTTATAAGCATATGATTTTGGTTAAACTTCGTTCTGAGATAGAGGAAAAATCCAAAACTGCCTGCCTTACTTTATTTGATAAATTAAGAAAATCCAACAAAGAAAAGGCTATTAAAATTGTTTCAGTTAATGCCGGCATGCCTGCGAAATTAAGAGGTAAATTTTATTGGCAGATAATGATTCTTGCGGGAGATGCCAAGGAGGCAAATAAATTCTTAAAAAATCAATTAGCAGATTTTTTGCATTCAGGTATAATAGTTACAATAGACGTGGATCCAGTTTAA
- a CDS encoding mannose-1-phosphate guanylyltransferase — protein MIYSVILSGGVGSRFWPLSRSSQPKQFLNLCSNKPMIEQTILRLKPLVSKNNFYIATNKLYSNKIKSLLKKTGIPLQNALFEPQSRNTFPPIVVLSKVVYEKDKDAVMIVLPCDHYIKNETKFLSILKKAICVAKSGYIVTLGIKPERPEIGYGYIKVNKKLKTGAFLVERFVEKPNFEKAKQYLNNKSFYWNGGIFIFKASVLLDEVKKLAKKDYKAILKVNTLNNVKMNWGKITATSIDYAVMEKTKKIALIPLDAGWSDIGSWEALESLVKKDSLGNIFRGSCIDLGSENSIVWSESKRLVATFGLENCLVVDTPDALLVCPKDKSQDVKRLVETLKQKKLNKQI, from the coding sequence ATGATTTATTCTGTAATTTTATCCGGTGGAGTAGGATCGCGGTTTTGGCCGTTAAGTAGGAGCAGCCAGCCAAAGCAGTTTCTTAATCTTTGTTCAAACAAACCTATGATTGAGCAGACTATATTGCGCCTTAAGCCCCTAGTAAGTAAGAATAATTTCTATATTGCAACTAATAAATTGTATTCTAATAAAATAAAAAGCTTGTTAAAAAAGACAGGAATCCCTTTGCAAAATGCACTTTTTGAGCCGCAAAGCAGGAATACTTTTCCGCCAATTGTTGTGTTGTCTAAGGTTGTTTATGAAAAAGATAAAGACGCTGTCATGATTGTTTTGCCTTGCGATCACTACATCAAGAACGAAACTAAGTTTCTGTCAATTCTCAAGAAAGCTATTTGTGTAGCCAAATCAGGCTACATTGTTACTCTTGGAATTAAGCCAGAAAGGCCGGAAATAGGATATGGATACATTAAAGTAAATAAAAAACTAAAAACCGGCGCGTTTCTTGTTGAAAGATTTGTTGAAAAACCTAATTTTGAAAAGGCAAAGCAATATCTTAATAACAAAAGTTTTTATTGGAATGGCGGGATCTTTATTTTTAAGGCCAGTGTTTTGTTGGATGAGGTTAAGAAGTTAGCTAAGAAAGACTACAAAGCAATCCTTAAGGTAAATACGCTAAATAATGTAAAGATGAATTGGGGAAAAATAACTGCTACTTCTATTGATTACGCGGTGATGGAGAAGACAAAAAAAATAGCTTTGATTCCTCTTGACGCCGGATGGAGCGATATCGGAAGCTGGGAGGCGCTGGAGAGTTTAGTAAAAAAAGATAGTTTAGGGAATATTTTTAGGGGGAGCTGCATAGATTTAGGTTCAGAAAACAGCATTGTTTGGTCGGAGAGTAAACGCCTTGTCGCTACCTTCGGGTTAGAGAATTGTTTAGTGGTGGATACTCCGGATGCCCTTCTGGTTTGCCCTAAGGACAAAAGCCAGGATGTTAAAAGACTTGTTGAAACATTAAAACAAAAAAAACTTAATAAACAAATTTGA